The Neodiprion fabricii isolate iyNeoFabr1 chromosome 4, iyNeoFabr1.1, whole genome shotgun sequence genome window below encodes:
- the LOC124180824 gene encoding glycogen [starch] synthase — MSRDRASRRFYRVDSGHDLLDFMDRGHSAQHENRWTFEVAWEAANKVGGIYTVIRSKAYVSTEEMGDQYCLIGPYKEACARTEVEEANFPTHSPLSKAVQVMRDQGFKVFTGTWLVDGNPQIVLFDIGSAAWKLDEYKQEMWNTCHLGIPHLDIEANDAVILGYLVCQFISEFRKAAEEYSPVQPRIVVHCHEWQAGVGLIALRTRLVDVATVFTTHATLLGRYLCAGKIDFYNNMDKFSVDEEAGKRQIYHRYCMERAAAHLAHVFTTVSDITGFEAEHLLKRKPDIITPNGLNVKKFSALHEFQNLHAISKEKIHEFVRGHFYGHYDFDLDKTLYFFIAGRYEFGNKGADIFIEALARLNHYLKSSRPDVTVVAFLIFPARTNNFNVESLRGHAVTKSLRDTINDIQQKIGKRMYELCLSGRMPESQDLLEKEDTVKIKRCLYALQRDGLPPVTTHNIVDDWNDPVLGAIRRCNLFNTVNDRVKIVFHPEFLSSTNPLFGLDYEEFVRGCHLGVFPSYYEPWGYTPAECTVMGIPSVTTNLSGFGCFMQEHIADPMSYGIYVVDRRFIGLENSVQQLAQYMFDFARLNRRQRIIQRNRTERLSDLLDWRNLGIYYRQARIKALCTLYPELEGELGEGGVSRFNYPRPISEPPSPSSSRHTTPAASVHGSDDEEDEVDDEKELEELRQANGR; from the exons ATGTCTCGAGACCGAGCCTCGAGGAGGTTTTATCGGGTGGACAGCGGTCATGACCTTCTCGACTTTATGGATCGAGGCCATTCTGCACAGCACGAAAACCGATGGACCTTCGAGGTTGCCTGGGAGGCAGCCAACAAAG TGGGCGGTATATACACGGTGATAAGATCAAAGGCTTATGTATCTACGGAGGAAATGGGGGATCAGTACTGCCTAATCGGTCCATATAAGGAAGCCTGTGCTAGGACTGAGGTTGAGGAGGCTAACTTCCCAACTCATAGTCCTTTAAGCAAAGCTGTGCAAGTCATGCGTGATCAGGGTTTCAAA GTATTTACCGGAACATGGCTAGTTGATGGCAATCCTCAAATAGTTTTATTTGATATTGGAAGTGCTGCCTGGAAATTAGACGAATACAAACAGGAGATGTGGAATACGTGTCATCTGGGTATACCTCATCTGGACATAGAGGCTAATGATGCTGTAATCTTAGGATATCTCGTTTGCCAATTTATTTCTGAATTCAG AAAAGCAGCTGAAGAATATTCACCTGTACAACCACGTATTGTCGTTCATTGTCACGAATGGCAAGCTGGAGTTGGGCTGATTGCATTGAGAACCAGACTTGTCGATGTGGCTACAGTCTTCACCACCCATGCTACTCTTCTGGGGAGATATCTGTGTGCTGGCAAAatagatttttacaataacatGGACAAG TTCAGTGTTGATGAAGAAGCTGGTAAACGTCAGATATATCATAGGTATTGTATGGAGCGAGCTGCAGCACATCTGGCACATGTATTCACAACTGTATCAGACATTACAGGATTTGAGGCTGAGCATCTCCTCAAAAGAAAACCAGATATTATTACTCCGAATGGTTtgaatgttaaaaaattctcagcATTGCATGAGTTCCAAAATTTGCACGCAATAAGTAAAGAGAAGATTCACGAGTTTGTCAGAGGCCACTTTTATGG CCATTATGATTTTGACCTAGATAAGACTTTATACTTTTTCATTGCTGGACGCTACGAGTTTGGAAATAAAGGAGCTGACATATTCATTGAAGCATTAGCCCGATTAAACCATTACCTAAAATCATCCAGACCTGATGTTACCGTTGTTgcatttcttattttccctGCGAGAACCAACAACTTTAATGTTGAGTCATTACGTGGACATGCG gTAACGAAATCTTTAAGAGACACTATTAATGACATACAACAAAAAATCGGAAAACGAATGTACGAGTTATGTTTATCTGGACGAATGCCTGAAAGTCAAGATCTTTTAGAGAAAGAAGATACAGTAAAAATAAAGAG GTGTTTGTATGCATTGCAAAGGGATGGATTACCTCCGGTTACTACCCATAATATTGTAGATGATTGGAACGACCCTGTCCTAGGAGCAATACGGCGTTGTAATTTGTTTAACACAGTCAATGACAGAGTCAAG ATAGTTTTTCATCCCGAATTTCTTTCGTCAACAAATCCATTGTTTGGGCTGGATTATGAAGAATTTGTCAGGGGATGCCATCTTGGAGTATTTCCCTCATATTACGAGCCTTGGGGCTACACACCTGCCGAATGTACAGTTATGGGTATTCCTAGTGTAACTACAAATTTGTCTGGATTTGGATGCTTTATGCAAGAACATATAGCCGACCCAATGAGTTATGGGATCTATGTGGTTGACCGACGATTTATAGGATTAGAGAACAGCGTACAGCAGCTAGCCCAGTATATGTTCGACTTTGCAAGGCTCAATCGTAGACAGCGAATCATTCAAAGAAATCGAACTGAACGCCTCAGCGACCTCTTGGATTGGAGAAATCTTGGCATT TACTATCGACAAGCAAGAATAAAGGCTTTGTGCACCCTTTACCCTGAACTGGAAGGTGAACTTGGAGAGGGCGGCGTTAGTAGATTCAATTATCCACGGCCGATTAGTGAGCCACCATCACCTTCCTCTTCGCGACACACAACTCCTGCAGCATCTGTTCATGGCTCTGACGATGAAGAGGATGAAGTTGACGACGAAAAGGAG CTTGAAGAGTTACGGCAAGCAAATGGTAGGTAA